CCCCCCTGCCTCTGACGGACGCCGCCAAGATCAATCTCATGATTCCCATGGTCGAGGGCAAGACCCTTGCCATGAGGGACCTCGGCTACGAAGAGACCGGTACCACCTCCGACGCCATGGCAGTCGTCTCCGCCATCGGGGAGGACAGGTGCGAGTTCACCGGGACAGGGACACCGCTCGGCATGGCCGCGGCACAGGGGGTCAGGGAGACCGTGGCGGGATGCATCCGCAGCCGCGGAGAATCCCCCGAACCCTTGGACAGCCTCGCCATGCTCGAAAGGAAGGGTGTCACCAAGGATATGCTCTGGGACTGCGCATCTGCGTGCGGTCTCAGCGAAGAACTTACCGACCGTTTCTGGGAGGTCTTCGATACGATGGAGACCGACCCGGACATATGTTCCCTGGTCTACGTCTCCCTTGAGGCGGGCCGCCAGGCGGACCTAAACTGCATTTACAACCAGATGGAGGGCGAGTACCCCGACATGCTCGTGGACGGCACCCTGGCCATGTTCCTGGCCGGGCGCATTTCCGAGACTAGGGGCAGCGATGCCACCATCGACCTTCTCCGTATGAGGCCGCTGAAGGACAGCGGTCTCGCAGAATACACTGAGAACACCGTCTACGGCCTGGTAGCAGGCGTGGTCGGATACATCACGGGGTATACAGATGAGTGAACAGAACGAAGACGGAAGGACGTGGACAGGTCCCCTGAGCGCGTCCTCTCCCGAAGACTACGAGAAAAAGAAAGAACCCGTCCAAAATGACGACCTCGACTCCCTCCTTCAGCAGGCATGGAATATCGCGGTCGCCAAGGTGGGCGAGGACAGGGCCGAGGAGATGTCCGACGAGGAGATCCTGGAGGTCGTCCGTTCCGAGGATGCAACCCTGTACGAGAAGATAACCGCTCTCACGGGCACCTCCGCGGAAGAGCCTTCTCAGGACACTCCTTCAGATGTGCCAGCACAGGAAACTGTGCCTGCGGTTCAGACCACCGGCGCATTGACCGAGACCGAGACCCGCCCTGCTCCCGCAGGCAACATGGAACCGGTCAAGGAAGGCAGGATGCGCAACATCAACATCAGCCCCTCCGGGATCATAGGTGCCCTGAAATGCATGCTGTCCTTCTTCACAATCATAAGAATCAACGTGGACGAGAAGGACATGGAAGCCATGGACCAGAACTTCTGGCTTGCCCCGGTTATCGGACTGGTTACCGGTATCGTCGGTTTCATCGCCTGCCTCATCTTCGCATTGGCCGGCCTCAGCAATATCATAGTTCCCATCGTCGCCATCGCCAGCGTCTACATATTCTCGAAATTCCTGCATTTCGACGGACTCGCAGACTTCGGCGACGGAATGGTCGTATCCTCCGGCAACAAGGAGGATCACGTCCGTGCCCTCAAGGACAGCCGTGTAGGTGCCGGCGGTCTCGGCGTCGCCCTGACTGTGGTACTGCTTACCCTGCTCTCGTACATGGAATTCGACGCCATATTCGGCATGCCCATCCATAACTGGACATTCATGATCGGGGTCCCCATGGCAGTCCTGAGCATTGAGGTCCTCGTTAAGTACTCCCAGGTCGTGGCAGCCACCTTCGGCAATCCCGGCAACGGAATGGCCTCCAACCAGGTCCGCAACACCGACATAAACTCGCTCATCCTGTCCAGCGTCCTGACCCTGATCCTCCTGGCCATCACTACCGTAATCGGCTGGGCCATGATCAGGTACAGCAGCCTTGGAGCGGTACCCATCCCCGGATGGCATATCGGACTCATGTTCGTGATGGGATTCGTTATGGCCGCGGTCGTGGGAGTCCTGATGGCCCACATCTCCAACAAGAACTTCGGATTCGTCAACGGAGACGTGCTCGGAGCGACTAACGAGATCTCCCGCTGCGCCATCCTCCTCGTGACTCTCCTGATCGAAGGATTCATAATGACCTGGTGAACATGGAAGCGCTTATCAACGCCGGCGGAAAAGGAACCCGTATGGGTGATTGCGGTATCGAGAAACCTATGCAGGTCATAGGCGGAGAGCCCGTAGTGATGCGTGTGGTGAACGCCATGCGCAGCGCAAAGAGCATCGACCGCGTGCTGGTGTCAGTAAGCGAGCATACCTCGGCCACCGCCCGTTATCTGGAGGATAACGGGATCGAAACCATTCACACGTCCGGGGACGACTTCATGATGGACCTCCACGACTCGTTCAGCGTCCTGAACGGGAAGTACGTCCTGACCAGTCCCTCGGACATCCCCATGATGACCTCCACGGTGATCGACAAGACCGTCGAAGCGTTCAGACCCGAGATGCAGTCCATGATCGTCTACATCGATGCTGGCACTGTGCGCGAGATGGGGGTCATCCCCTCCTACACGAAGGAGATAAACGGAAAAGAATGGGTGATCTCCGGTCTTTCCATAATGGACCGTGAGGCCACCCTCGAAGGCACCTACCTCAACGAGGAAGGTCTCTTCACGGATTGGCAAGAGCTCGCCGTCAACGTGAACACGCAGGGCGAGCTCTCCCTTGCCCGTAAATTGGTTTGATCATTCTTCTTTCTTAGAAGTCTTCCTGACCGCGGTCTTCTTGGCAGGGGATTTCTTCTTACGGTCGCTGACGACGACCTTCACGACCTTGCCGACCCTGCTGTCGGAGGGGGCGGCGGGTTCGCTTTCGGAAACCGCTTTCCTCTTCTTGCGGGAACCGCAGTCCATGTTGATGCACTCGGTGATGGATCCGAGCGAGACGACGGGAGCACCGCAGTCGGGGCAGGCCTCGCCGGTGGGGATGATGGATCCCCTGGGCCTCAGAGGATAGGTCTGGGTGCAGCGGGGCCATTCGGAACAGCCTGCGAAGCGCTTTCCCGCCTTGGAATAGGTAACGCGGATGGTTCCGACCTTGCAGGTGGGGCAGGTACCGAGGTCGTTCTTCTCGGTGTTGCTGCTGCACTTGGGGTCGATGCACTGTACAGACGGGGGCATACCCTTCCTGACGACCTTGATCTGAGCGAGACCGCAGACGGGACAGGTGGACTCGAGCATCTGCACCAATGCTCCCTTGGGGAGCGGGTAGGCACGCTTGCATTCGGGATATCCGTTACATCCGATGAAGTTGCCGTTCTTGGACTTCTTCACGGTCATGCTGTTTCCGCAGCTGGGACATACTCCCACATACTGCTGTTTCTTGAGGGCGGACCTGATCTCCTCGCCGATCTGCTCGCTGTCCGCATCCAGTTTGATGGCTACGTCGCGGAGCATGGACTGCGATTCCTCGACGACCCCGTCAAGGGTCTTGACGCCGTCGGTGATGCTGAGCATGTCCCTCTCGAGCTGGGCGGTCATCTCGGGCTCGGTGATGCCTCCTCCGTGATGTTCCAGCGCCTTGGTGAGAGCGATTCCGCTGGCGGTGGGCACAAGGTAATTGCCCTGCACATAGTTCCTGGAGAACAGCTTACCGATGATGTCGTGCCTGGTGGACTTGGTTCCCAGCTGGAGCCTGTCCATCTCCTGGATGAGCGAACCCTGGTTGTACCTGTAGGGAGGTTTGGTCTGTCCCTCCTCCTCGGAGATACTGCGGACATCGATCCTGTCTCCGACCTTCATATCCGGGACGCGGGTCTCGGCGGAGCGGAGGTACTTCTTGTAGTACTTCTTCCAGCCCTGCTCCTTCTGCACATATCCCTCGGAGACGAACTTCTCTCCGTTGACCTCGAGGACGGCGTTGGTGGACTCAGCCACGGCATTGGGTGCCACGGTGGCCATGAACCTGCGGGCGATGAGCTCGTAGAGCTTCCATTTGTCGCCCTTGAGCTTGGCGGAGGTGGCTCCGGCGGTGGGGTAGATAGGAGGGTGGTCCGTGGTGCGCCTCTTTCCCCTGGAGGGAGAGATCTTCTCCTGCTTGAGAAGCTCCTCCGCCTCCTCCTTCATGTCGGAGTCCTTCAGCTTCTCCAGGACGCTCCTGAGGCTCAGACTCTTGGGGTATTCGGTGTTCTCGGTACGGGGATAGGAGATGTATCCTCCGGTGTAGAGGTCCTCCGCGATCTTCATGGCGGCGGAGGGAGGGATGCCGATCTTGTTGGCCTCGACCTGCATCATGGTGGTGTCGAAGGGCGGGGGTCTGTATTCTTCTTTGAGGCCTTTCTCGAAGGAGCTGACCACCGCCTCCTTGGCATCCTTGGTCCTGTCGTAGATTGCCTTGGCCTCAGCCTCGTCCCAGATCTGTCCCTTCTCGTGGGTTCCCTTGAAGGCGAGCATGCCGAACCTGCCCTCGATGGTCCAATAGGGGGTGGGCACGAAGTTCTCGATCTCCTCGTTGCGGTCCACCAGGAGCTTCAGGGTGGGGCTCTGGACACGGCCCACGGACATGAAGTTCTTACCGACTTGTCCGGAGGACAGGGAGATGAGCCTGGTGAGCACCGCTCCCCAGGAGAGGTCCACAATCTGCCTTGCCTCGGCGGCATTGGCGAGTTTCTCGTCGGGCTCGACGAGGTTGGAGAAAGCATTCTCAATCTCTCCCTTGGTGAGGGCGCTGAACTTGGCCCTCTTGACTTTGGACATGTCAGCGTTGGCGGCCTTGACGGTCTCCATACCGATCAGTTCTCCCTCGCGGTCGTAGTCGGTCGCGATGATGATCTCGTCAGACTCCTTGGCGAGCTCGGAGATCTTGGAGAGAATCGACTTCACGCGGACGGTCTTGATCTGCGGGGCGTTGACCAGGTCGACGGGGGAAGTCGCCTTCCAGTCGCCGTACTTCTCGGGATAGTCAAGCTCCATGATGTGTCCCCTCAGACTGACCACGTTGTAGTCATCGTTTCCGATGCTGAAGGTCAGAGAGGTCACTCCGCCTGCGGAGGCCGAATGCGAATTGCCGTCGGAGAGGATGGTGGCGATCCTCCTCGCAGCGTTTGCCTTCTCGGTAATTATCAGGATTTTCATTGGGAATCGAGAGGGGGGAGTTATTATTTAAAATTATAATATAAAATAGGAGACGACCTTATTTAGGACGTTTCGCGCTGTGGCAATCATTATATGGATGGATGTATATTCCAATATAATGCAGGCAGAGGACGTTATCAACATGCTCCGGGCTCACAAGGGAGTCTATGATGTTTTTGTCATGGACGGCGCCGCCGCGGTACGCATGGAACTTGAGGAATCCAAGAACGGAGGCTTCTGCTGCAAATACGAGAACCGCGCCCTCAACGAGAGCAGGTCCATGGACCTCAGGCTCTGCGTGTTCTCCGACTCCTTCCTCGAGGCGCCCACCGAGATGATGACCGTCCTCGCGGACGATTCCGGGCACATCTTCGGACACGACGTTCCCAAAGGCATGTCCCGCGAGAAAATCGGCGAGGAGGCAATTTGGGTCAGCAGCACCTACGTGATGTACGCGCAGGAGATGCCTACCTCCGACCTCAAGTTCGTCGTCCTTCCCCACAGCGTCTCCTTCCTGGAGAACCTGAAGGGAGTCAGCAAGGTGGTGGCCTTCAATCCCGCCATCTCCACCAATGTTTTCCTCCGCGAAAGGTTCGGATACACCGGGCCCGTCAACGCCACCTCCACCATCATCGCGGTCAACTTCAGCGAGTGAGGTTCCATGCTCCCCGAGAGTCATTCACTTCCGGGGCTCTACCGCGACAGGACCTACGGCACCCTCACGGACAGGGTCTGCTGCAGACTCTCATCATTGCCGTCGGTCGTTCAGGTGCTAGTGCCAGATACCGAGGATCTCGAGGTTTTTCTGAAGGAGGAGTCCGGCGTTCGGTCGGGCACCATGGCCATGCGCAACGACGCCCTGAGGGAGACCATGGAGAAGGAGCACCACGTCATCCTCCTGCAGGACAGCAGCTACCTCGACGGGGTCCCGCCCTGCGTGCTCACATGGGAGAACATGCACGGCGACGTCATCGCCTACGACATCCCGCAGGACAAGATCGAGGAGTACCGCAGGCGGAGCGACATCATCTTCCTCTCGGACCATTTCGTCCTCAACTGGAAGATGAAGATCGACGAGGACGTCACGGCGGTGCTCCACGCATCTCCGGTCAGGGCCCTCGACACCGAGGAGGGAGTGAGGGGAGCCATCGCGATGTATCCCGCCCTTCCCGTAGACAAGCTCATCCGCTCCCGCTACGGGATGGATCCCTCCGGGAAGTACGCGACAGTGATAGTATCCTTCGACGGGATATGAGAAAGGGGACCGGGCAATGGCCCGGTAAGTGAGTTTCAGTCGTTCCTGGGACCGATGTAATGCATATGGCCGGACTTCTTGGCGGCCATGGTGAGCTTACACCTGAGGACCCCTTTGATGGATCCGAGATCGTTGGTGAGTTTCTTGAGCTCCCCGAGCTCTCCCTCCACGGCGATGATCTCGAGGCACTTGTCGTGGTCGAGGTGCATGTGTATGGTGGTGGCGATGGTCTGCAGGGCGGCGTGCTGTACCTCGGTGAGCTTCTCGCTCAGTCCGGTAGTGTCATGGTCGTAGACCATGGTGATAACTCCGCACATGTACTCCTTATCGTTCTTCCATTCGGTCTCCGCTAGGGTGTCGCGGACCAGGTCGCGGATTGCTTCGGACCTGCTCACATAACCTTTCTTCTGAATCACTTTGTCGAACTCGTTAAGAAGCTCGGGTTCGAGGGAAACACCGATACGTGTTACGCCATCCATGGGTCGAGTATGCATTTTTGGCTAGTTAAAGATATCTAACACATATGGAACGCATAACAATAGATGCGTTCGGTATTATCCGTCACACCAATTATTAGCTTGTAAATCATGCCCCTACCATATGTCTGAACTCTCCCAACGCCTGTCGGAACTGCTGGATGCCTCAGTGGCCAAATACACGGAAGGGCAGGATGTCGCCATAGCATTCTCCGGCGGCATCGACTCCGCCCTGGTGGCCGCCCTTGCCAAAAGGCACGCCCGCAACGTCAGGCTCTACACGGTGGGTGCCGAGGGCTCCCACGACGTGGAGGCCGCGAAGGAGGTGGCTCCCCTGCTGGGACTTGACGTCACGGTCATCGACCTCCCCGACAGGGACATCGTCGAGAACCTCAGGGAGATGATATCGGTAACGGGAACCGAAAGCCCTCTGACGCTCGCTTTCGAGATGCCGCTCTTCTGCGTCATGAGGAACTGCTCCGAGGGGACGATCCTCGGAGGGCAGGGTGCGGACGAGCTCTTCGCGGGATACAACAAGTACGTGGGGATGAAGGACCTGCAGATGAGGGACGAGATGGCCAAGGACCTGGCGAAGCTCTATACCGCCACGAAA
The sequence above is a segment of the methanogenic archaeon ISO4-H5 genome. Coding sequences within it:
- a CDS encoding asparagine synthase (glutamine-hydrolyzing) AsnB2, producing MSELSQRLSELLDASVAKYTEGQDVAIAFSGGIDSALVAALAKRHARNVRLYTVGAEGSHDVEAAKEVAPLLGLDVTVIDLPDRDIVENLREMISVTGTESPLTLAFEMPLFCVMRNCSEGTILGGQGADELFAGYNKYVGMKDLQMRDEMAKDLAKLYTATKPHEAAMGKHFGKTVKYAYLDKDIVALSRNAPTEVLRPIDEDIRKKLLSDTACDLGYAFLADRKKKAAQYGSGMMDAVRRICRSEGCTYNELVAKLVKSVR
- a CDS encoding DNA topoisomerase I TopA; protein product: MKILIITEKANAARRIATILSDGNSHSASAGGVTSLTFSIGNDDYNVVSLRGHIMELDYPEKYGDWKATSPVDLVNAPQIKTVRVKSILSKISELAKESDEIIIATDYDREGELIGMETVKAANADMSKVKRAKFSALTKGEIENAFSNLVEPDEKLANAAEARQIVDLSWGAVLTRLISLSSGQVGKNFMSVGRVQSPTLKLLVDRNEEIENFVPTPYWTIEGRFGMLAFKGTHEKGQIWDEAEAKAIYDRTKDAKEAVVSSFEKGLKEEYRPPPFDTTMMQVEANKIGIPPSAAMKIAEDLYTGGYISYPRTENTEYPKSLSLRSVLEKLKDSDMKEEAEELLKQEKISPSRGKRRTTDHPPIYPTAGATSAKLKGDKWKLYELIARRFMATVAPNAVAESTNAVLEVNGEKFVSEGYVQKEQGWKKYYKKYLRSAETRVPDMKVGDRIDVRSISEEEGQTKPPYRYNQGSLIQEMDRLQLGTKSTRHDIIGKLFSRNYVQGNYLVPTASGIALTKALEHHGGGITEPEMTAQLERDMLSITDGVKTLDGVVEESQSMLRDVAIKLDADSEQIGEEIRSALKKQQYVGVCPSCGNSMTVKKSKNGNFIGCNGYPECKRAYPLPKGALVQMLESTCPVCGLAQIKVVRKGMPPSVQCIDPKCSSNTEKNDLGTCPTCKVGTIRVTYSKAGKRFAGCSEWPRCTQTYPLRPRGSIIPTGEACPDCGAPVVSLGSITECINMDCGSRKKRKAVSESEPAAPSDSRVGKVVKVVVSDRKKKSPAKKTAVRKTSKKEE
- a CDS encoding adenosylcobinamide amidohydrolase CbiZ, which produces MECIKSVEIHEEDNFEATAIIRFTEKMEVLSSAPQNGGHAVTDTVFIMQVPHDYVSADYLADLRNKTEQYSLPKDSVGFMTAAEVKYVFTDCEKTVDGATVYVASTAGVTNCVCAGDRMEDWEHRKARSAEIYHRLIGGTINTVVVSPLPLTDAAKINLMIPMVEGKTLAMRDLGYEETGTTSDAMAVVSAIGEDRCEFTGTGTPLGMAAAQGVRETVAGCIRSRGESPEPLDSLAMLERKGVTKDMLWDCASACGLSEELTDRFWEVFDTMETDPDICSLVYVSLEAGRQADLNCIYNQMEGEYPDMLVDGTLAMFLAGRISETRGSDATIDLLRMRPLKDSGLAEYTENTVYGLVAGVVGYITGYTDE
- a CDS encoding cobalamin 5'-phosphate synthase CobS produces the protein MSEQNEDGRTWTGPLSASSPEDYEKKKEPVQNDDLDSLLQQAWNIAVAKVGEDRAEEMSDEEILEVVRSEDATLYEKITALTGTSAEEPSQDTPSDVPAQETVPAVQTTGALTETETRPAPAGNMEPVKEGRMRNINISPSGIIGALKCMLSFFTIIRINVDEKDMEAMDQNFWLAPVIGLVTGIVGFIACLIFALAGLSNIIVPIVAIASVYIFSKFLHFDGLADFGDGMVVSSGNKEDHVRALKDSRVGAGGLGVALTVVLLTLLSYMEFDAIFGMPIHNWTFMIGVPMAVLSIEVLVKYSQVVAATFGNPGNGMASNQVRNTDINSLILSSVLTLILLAITTVIGWAMIRYSSLGAVPIPGWHIGLMFVMGFVMAAVVGVLMAHISNKNFGFVNGDVLGATNEISRCAILLVTLLIEGFIMTW
- a CDS encoding nickel-responsive transcriptional regulator NikR2, producing the protein MDGVTRIGVSLEPELLNEFDKVIQKKGYVSRSEAIRDLVRDTLAETEWKNDKEYMCGVITMVYDHDTTGLSEKLTEVQHAALQTIATTIHMHLDHDKCLEIIAVEGELGELKKLTNDLGSIKGVLRCKLTMAAKKSGHMHYIGPRND
- a CDS encoding GTP:adenosylcobinamide-phosphate guanylyltransferase CobU, translated to MEALINAGGKGTRMGDCGIEKPMQVIGGEPVVMRVVNAMRSAKSIDRVLVSVSEHTSATARYLEDNGIETIHTSGDDFMMDLHDSFSVLNGKYVLTSPSDIPMMTSTVIDKTVEAFRPEMQSMIVYIDAGTVREMGVIPSYTKEINGKEWVISGLSIMDREATLEGTYLNEEGLFTDWQELAVNVNTQGELSLARKLV